A window of Saccharomyces paradoxus chromosome XIII, complete sequence genomic DNA:
ATAACTTTAGAAACATACTTTCTTAGCTTTAATTCATATCCTCTCTCCTTCCTTTTATCAGACAAAAATCTTGGATGTataaagatgatgaatattattatgcTTAGAATTAATTTGCTTATTAAAATTACCCATATAATAAACGAGAACAACATGAAGGACAAAATCACACTTTCTTCATAATTCGTCTTAGCAATATGTTTTATCTTGTTTATTATTCCACTCAAATCATCCAAATTACCTAGGTTTTGCGTGCCGTTAGTTTCACTACTGGTCTCATTTGAAACTGTCAGTAAAACCGACCATAAAGTTAATCCGTTGATTATTTGTCTTGGAGAGTCACCAAATAATAGCCTCAAACATCCGctgatttcaaaatatgaaaagaataaccACTTactaaattttttctcatctGTCAGCACTATTAATTCGAAAATTTGatactttttgaaattgaacaaaCAATTTATTAATCTGCTAACACCATTCATATAGTTTGATGTaatctctttcttcttatACACTTTCAAACCAATTATCAATTCTACAATTaatattaatgaagaaCACAATATGCATCCACTAAACAACCATTTAGAAATACGGAATGCCAAAAATGGTTGGATGATATTATTCGACCATGTGTTAAATGCCAGCAATTTAATACacgtatatatatcagaaaaaaacatgGCCACATGTAGTACTGACTGACACCAGGTGTATAAAATATACTGTAATTTTGTTGTCCACTTGGCAGCGGGAATGAGATTTATATCAATGTCCTGgaattttaatttttgtgATATTGGTTCCATTCTTTAGCGTTTTATTGTCATTTTCCCTTCCCTTTTGGCCTGTATGATCAAAAATGCCAAATTCGAGTTTTCAGTTTGTCTACTGTTAATCTTTATCCACAGATTTGAACATAGGCCTATTATATATATCCAGAtacagaatttttttcattgtttcaGAtcatttgttttcattatgATAAACTAtcgtttattttctttttttcttaccaTTTTACGTCGCCGTCGCTCACCTTGAAACAATTTTAATACAAAGTTGAACAAAAGTTTCAAACGTAAACAGAATTTATGTaagaaagttttcaaaGTCCTCAAGTAAAAACGAGCCTTCCACAGCCTATTTCTTTGCTCAATAAAACTTTTAGGCCCTCACTGCTATTGGATACCTGCCAGTCCTCCTCTTGAGATGTCAGATGAAACAAACTTTACaatagaagaaattgagcCTAGACCTGATGCGCTTCGAGGTCTAGACACCCAGTTCCTTCAAGATAACACATCATTGGTGCAAGCTTACAGTGGTTTAGACTGGTCTGATATTTCTTCGTTGACTCAAATGGTAGATGTTATAGAGCAAACAGTAGTTAAATATGGCAACCCGAATgattcaataaaattgGCCCTTGAGACTATTCTATGGCAAATACTGCGTAAGTACCCCTTATTGTTTGGATTTTGGAAGAGGTTTGCTACTATTGAGTACCAGTTATTTGGCCTCGAGAAATCGATCGCTGTTCTCGCCACTTCCGTTAAATGGTTCCCAACTTCTCTGGAGTTATGGTGTGATTATTTGAATGTGTTGTGTGTCAATAACCCGAATGAAAAGGACTTTATTagaaataattttgaaattgcgAAGGGCCTTATTGGTAAGCAGTTTCTGTCACACCCTTTTTGGGATAAGTTTATAGAATTTGAAGTTGGACAGGAGAACTGGCTTAACGTCCAACGAATATACGAATATATTATCGAAATCCCTCTACATCAGTACGCAAGGTTTTTCACATCTTACAAGAAGtttttaaatgaaaaaaaccTGAAGGCTACAAGAAACATTGATACAGTCTTAAGAAGGACACAAACAATTGTAAATGAAATTTGGCAGTTCGAatcaaaaatcaaacaGCCCTTTTTCAACCTGGGTCAAGTTTCAAatgatgatttggaaaattggTCGcgatatttgaaatttgtaACAGATCCTTCAAAATCACTGGATAAGGGATTCGTAATGTCAATTTTTGACAGATGTTTGATTCCTTGTCTTTACAATGAAAATACGTGGATGATGTATATTAAATGGCTAACAAAGGAAGATTTATCTGATGAAGTACTAGTGGATGTTTATCAAAAAGCCAATAAGTTTTTACCACTAGATGTCAAGACTTTGAGATATGATTTTCTTaggtttttgaaaagaaaataccgATCAAATAATACCTTATTCAATAAGATATTCAATGAAACAGTATcgctttttttaaagatttGGCCCAACGATATTTCACTTATGACAGACTATATTTGTATGTTGAAAAGACATTCTTTTAAGAATTCCTTAGACCAACCGCccaaagaaattttagAGAAACAGACATCGTTCACTAAAATCTTAGAGACATCAATCACCAACTACATAAATAATCAAATTGACGCCAAGGTGCATCTACAGACTTTAATAAACGACAAAAACTTAAGTATGGTAGTGGTAGAACTGATAAAGACTACCTGGCTTGtacttaaaaataatatgcAAACAAGGAAGTATTTCaatctttatcaaaaaaattctctcATTAAAGATTCCGTACCGTTCTGGTTAACTTACtacaaatttgaaaagagtaATGTGAATTTTACCAAGCTGAATAAATTTGTTAAGGAGCTTGGCGTAGAAATATACTTGCCGACCACAATAATGAATGATATTTTGACGGACTACAGGACTTTCTATGTAACGCATTCGGATATCGTAACGTATGAATCCTCCATTGTGGATTCGAATACATTTGACCCTATTTTATATCCTGAGCTAAAAATGTCGAATCCAAAATACGAATCGATTGTGGATATTAAAGCAAGTGCAGAGTGGAATAAAAGGACGGAATGGAAGGAGGCTGGTCACGTCGGCATAATGACAGAAAGGCCGCAGATATCGAACAGTATAATTGAGTGCAATTCAGGAAATTTGGTTAAAAGGCCTATTAGTCTACCAAATTTTAGAAACTTGGAGAAAATTAATCAACTCAAGGTTAATGATTTATACACGGAAGAATTCCTTAAGCAAAATAAATGATAAGAAGAACCTTTGGAGACTCTTTTAATACTTATAtaatctgaaaaaatttcatattATTGTTTATATGTGAAGATACTTTATGATTGGTTTTGATCATAGAAATATTTATACTTACGCCAAACATCTTCAATAACTTCTAAAcattaaattttttagtaaaaaaaataaaaaaattgcgCAAGCCCGGAATCGAACCGGGGGCCCAACGATGGCAACGTTGGATTTTACCACTAAACCACTTGCGCGAGTTTTGATTGGTGTTATGGAATGTAGGAAGACTAATCACTGGTAGCAAAAGCCCGATATTCCAGGAACTTCAAAATCTCAAGGGTGCCAACTCTGGAGATTTTTGAGAATGGGGTGAATATTGcataattgttgggattccattgttggtaaaggctataatattaggtatacagaatatactgGAAGTTttcctcgaggatataggaatccacaaaagtacgtcgataattctacataataatcTTCTTACACCATATATGATTATATACTAATACATGAATATTAGTCGATAAATGATAGCTGGGTCTTATTTCAACAGACACACCTTAGCTGTATCCTATTAATTATAGAATCCATCCAAAACTATAGGATATAGCACCTTCGATCAACATCGTGGATTTGAGTAATTTCTTCCCATCTGTTAACATCCTCGCCCAAAAACAGACAACAAAGGTACTGTTGACATGGAATgttctttccttcttaTCATTATGCAAAAATACTACTCTatcaaatataaatatatgtaCTCATTATATACATGTAtgcttttcaatatcacTTGAAACATAAAATGTCTTGAAGCTTCTTTAGCTCAAATTACCTCATTTGGATTTACCAGTTTGTTCACTCACTCGAGTCTTCATCACTGTAATGAGTTTCGGCCAATTCGTTGTCCTCTGGTGATAAATCCATTAACTGTGTATCTAGAAACTCTGCGTTTGTTTCGTACACGTCTCCAAACGAGTTTTCCACTGAACTATTATTAATGCTATCATATACGTTGGCCACTTCCCCCTCCTGAATATCTTGTGCTTCATCGTACAGCCTTGATTCGAAGTTCTTCAACTGATTTTCAATTAACCTGCTAGGAACGATAAACCCGCCTTTGTCTAAACAAGTTTTTAAGAATATCCTCACGTAGTGAATGTGCTTTATAATCTGGTTGATCTTTATGTCTCTATCTAAACCAATTagatctttatttttgttgtcACTGGCAAATTGCCTCGACAAAGCATCGGCCTTTAATAAATGGCACGATGCATAAATGAACCAAACTTCGGCGTCTTCCATAAATGGAGGGGTGAGTACCCATTCTGATATCTTATCAATTAGTTCTTGTAGTATATCGTTTTCCATATCAAAACGCTTATCAATGATGTTTGATGATGGTTCCATAGATTTTTGGCAATTAATTAAAGAGGACCATAGGTATGTGATGGCAAACTTCGCAGTATGAGTCCTAGAACCAGTTTGAAAAGGGGGGACAATGGAACGGTaattaatattttgaacaaatctTGACTTTGATGAATAGATTTGACACATCCATTGTAGGAAGTCAAGACTTGTTGATGAGTTTGGTAAATTATTCAGTACTTCAACACCAACACCCCAAAGAGACTTGATTTGCACCCCTGGGATCCTTATTAATGTGgcaaatattttatatgCAAGTGACCAGTTATGTCTCGACACATTCAAATGCAAAAGGTCGGTTAATGTTATTATATGTCTTGTGCGGTAATTCCTGATTTCTGATGTTGATGTTTTCAATGGTTCCAACCCTTTGGATATAGATTGAAAGTaaagtttattttcctttgtgCTATGCAATAGGGGAATTTCCATTTTCCGTAAAGAAttcttctcaatttttttaaaattatgatatgtcattttttgtttgttaaTGGGGCTTTTATTCTGTGAAGACACTGTTCgccaaatttcaaaactcTTTTCAGGtttttcgtattttttccaGAACTTTCTCTCTTCGTCGCTATCCTCCTTATTTATTTCAGTCTCATGCTCGATATCTCCCtcaacttcttcctcttgAGAATCCGATTCAGTTTCTGTAGTAGAATAAATTTCACCAACCACACTTTTCCAATGTCTTTCTcttctccttttcttttgctgcAGTATTGATCCCCTATACGCACCACCTTCACTATTTTGTTCTTCGTATTCTGCATCATTATAATCTTCGTCATTATTTTCAGCTGCGGAATTTTCGGGTGTGGGCAAACTATCTCCAGTATTAGATTTCTTGGCAATTTTGTCAAATCTTCTGGAGGTGTGATTTATATATTGATACTttaactttcttctttgagCAAACTTCTTATTAGTCAAGGTTATAGGGACTTCAAACATGGTTTATGCATCATATCAGGAATTGTATGCTAACTCTTGTTCGTGcttcaatatttttcttcttcgaaACACTTTTAATTAAAGAATGCCCAAGTATGCTCCACTCAAAAATACAattgatgataaaaaattacttTTTTAGATGTTAGCGATACCACTTCATCtgagatgagatgagatgagatgTTTATTATgatccatttctttttaactttttttttttttttttttttttttttttcattttttcatttttcaatgcgGGTAATGAAATATAAATTCATGGCGCGGGTAATTAACGTTACGATCAGTGGCTCTCAAGACTGAACTCTCCCTTCATAGTAGCATTAGGTATTCTTGCTTTGTATTcctaaaatgaaaaaaagatgagCATAACAAAAGCCAAAAACGGTGATTCTCACCGGAATAAATAAGCATGGACAATAAACATCAGCTAAGCAATGCAGTtgtcttccttttttactCCTCAACACTGTTTCAAGATGCGGTTAGTTTACACCATGTAACTCGATCAAGTGTCTGAAAGGGATTCCAGACAATGTGTTGTCAATTATCTTATATCGTTATACCGAGTGATTCTCCGCTTTGAATTACAATAAACAACCTATAGTTCAACTCCTTctcctttttatttttaatttgaAGGTCGTTGCCACCATTTTATGATTGCCTTTCCTTTTGCCGCTAAGATTACAACAAGTGGacagcttttttttttagccgCCGAGACCTTCCACCTGCCGCCGGGCGAAAGGGCAAATGACTGCTTATCCCCGCCATCACGTCTCCTTGCCCAAGGGTTTAAAATTGGGGATTAAGTAAAAACGAATGACTATTCCTGTCAAGTCATCCTTGTTTGCTCGACAAAAAGAATGGCATATAACaaatttaaaaagtttatcCTCTTCTCCATTTTCGCATATAAGAGCAACTAAACGCCGGTGAAGTAAAGTGTGCTTCCCTCAGATTCTTTTATAcaggtatatatatatctcctgaaaactaaaaacaaaacactCATGAGGATCTGCCATTCGGGAACTCTCTCAAACTTGAAGAATCTTCCGGTAACATCAAGGAGAGCGATGCATTCGGCCATTGTCAATTACTCCGCTCAAAAGACCCAGTTTCCAGTAGAGACAAATAATGGCGAACACTATTGGGCGGAAAAGCCAAATAAATTCTACCAAAATAAAAGGCCCAATTTTCAAGGCATTACTTTTGCTAAACAGCAAGACTTACCATCATTACCCGTTC
This region includes:
- the PRP39 gene encoding Prp39p (U1 snRNP protein involved in splicing~similar to YML046W), producing MSDETNFTIEEIEPRPDALRGLDTQFLQDNTSLVQAYSGLDWSDISSLTQMVDVIEQTVVKYGNPNDSIKLALETILWQILRKYPLLFGFWKRFATIEYQLFGLEKSIAVLATSVKWFPTSLELWCDYLNVLCVNNPNEKDFIRNNFEIAKGLIGKQFLSHPFWDKFIEFEVGQENWLNVQRIYEYIIEIPLHQYARFFTSYKKFLNEKNLKATRNIDTVLRRTQTIVNEIWQFESKIKQPFFNLGQVSNDDLENWSRYLKFVTDPSKSLDKGFVMSIFDRCLIPCLYNENTWMMYIKWLTKEDLSDEVLVDVYQKANKFLPLDVKTLRYDFLRFLKRKYRSNNTLFNKIFNETVSLFLKIWPNDISLMTDYICMLKRHSFKNSLDQPPKEILEKQTSFTKILETSITNYINNQIDAKVHLQTLINDKNLSMVVVELIKTTWLVLKNNMQTRKYFNLYQKNSLIKDSVPFWLTYYKFEKSNVNFTKLNKFVKELGVEIYLPTTIMNDILTDYRTFYVTHSDIVTYESSIVDSNTFDPILYPELKMSNPKYESIVDIKASAEWNKRTEWKEAGHVGIMTERPQISNSIIECNSGNLVKRPISLPNFRNLEKINQLKVNDLYTEEFLKQNK
- the RRN11 gene encoding Rrn11p (Component of the core factor (CF) rDNA transcription factor complex~similar to YML043C), with the translated sequence MFEVPITLTNKKFAQRRKLKYQYINHTSRRFDKIAKKSNTGDSLPTPENSAAENNDEDYNDAEYEEQNSEGGAYRGSILQQKKRRRERHWKSVVGEIYSTTETESDSQEEEVEGDIEHETEINKEDSDEERKFWKKYEKPEKSFEIWRTVSSQNKSPINKQKMTYHNFKKIEKNSLRKMEIPLLHSTKENKLYFQSISKGLEPLKTSTSEIRNYRTRHIITLTDLLHLNVSRHNWSLAYKIFATLIRIPGVQIKSLWGVGVEVLNNLPNSSTSLDFLQWMCQIYSSKSRFVQNINYRSIVPPFQTGSRTHTAKFAITYLWSSLINCQKSMEPSSNIIDKRFDMENDILQELIDKISEWVLTPPFMEDAEVWFIYASCHLLKADALSRQFASDNKNKDLIGLDRDIKINQIIKHIHYVRIFLKTCLDKGGFIVPSRLIENQLKNFESRLYDEAQDIQEGEVANVYDSINNSSVENSFGDVYETNAEFLDTQLMDLSPEDNELAETHYSDEDSSE
- the PRM6 gene encoding pheromone-regulated K(+) transporter PRM6 (Potassium transporter that mediates K+ influx~similar to YML047C), yielding MEPISQKLKFQDIDINLIPAAKWTTKLQYILYTWCQSVLHVAMFFSDIYTCIKLLAFNTWSNNIIQPFLAFRISKWLFSGCILCSSLILIVELIIGLKVYKKKEITSNYMNGVSRLINCLFNFKKYQIFELIVLTDEKKFSKWLFFSYFEISGCLRLLFGDSPRQIINGLTLWSVLLTVSNETSSETNGTQNLGNLDDLSGIINKIKHIAKTNYEESVILSFMLFSFIIWVILISKLILSIIIFIIFIHPRFLSDKRKERGYELKLRKYVSKVIDENLSRTVYELGILRDAEEERTIYGDNETRKILDYDGPDYGDESTIPSYYCYSDGEAFERVYTPIKAYFPQKYQYKCI